Proteins from a genomic interval of Papaver somniferum cultivar HN1 chromosome 4, ASM357369v1, whole genome shotgun sequence:
- the LOC113271659 gene encoding histone H4: MSGRGKGGKGLGKGGAKRHRKVLRDNIQGITKPAIRRLARRGGVKRISGLIYEETRGVLKIFLENVIRDAVTYTEHARRKTVTAMDVVYALKRQGRTLYGFGG; encoded by the coding sequence ATGTCAGGAAGAGGAAAAGGAGGAAAGGGTTTGGGAAAGGGAGGAGCAAAGAGGCACAGGAAGGTGTTGAGAGACAATATCCAGGGAATCACAAAGCCAGCAATCAGACGTTTAGCAAGGAGAGGTGGAGTGAAACGTATCAGTGGATTGATTTATGAAGAGACTCGTGGTGTTCTTAAGATCTTCCTTGAGAATGTGATTCGTGATGCTGTTACTTACACTGAACATGCTAGGAGGAAGACTGTCACTGCTATGGATGTTGTCTATGCTCTCAAGAGGCAAGGAAGAACTCTCTATGGATTTGGGGGTTAG